TGGTTCaacttttcccctttcctttcacATATCAAGTCTCACACGCTTGTTTATTATTCACTGTTGTTGCATAgcgctcttctctgcttATGTGGTCGCTCCATTATGACAGCggctcactctctccctccattctcttctctttccctcacaCACGTGAGATGAGTGTCGTTGTGAACGCCCATTGATGTACTGACGGTTGTATGTCGTGCTGCCTCTtggcctccccctccctcttcctctctccgcttTCTCCCCTGCtgtgttttgttgttgttgctttcTCGCATGCTCGTTCTACCCACGAGTGTCGCCTCTTTTCCATGccgcgggtgtgtgtgcttgcgcgcgcgcgtgtgtataCGTGTGGATTCGCGGGCCTTGTTGATCTCCTGCACGAGGGAGGTCAAGAAgagcacgcgtgtgtgcccccgTGGCAGTATAAACGCCGCCTCGTACTTCTCTTTCCTTAGATGTGCGAAGTTCTTGTCGTGTATCTTCCTCTGCGAAATTCTCCACTTAAGCCTGTTCGCTGCGGCCTCTGTAGCCATCACCGATGGGCAGGTGATCGGTGCGACTGCGCCGCACCCTTTACCACAAACACCCGGCTGTTCCCTACCTAGTCAATCGCCGTACGTGCTGtcccgctcttcttctccaacCCACACTCTTCTTTCTGATGTGCGCCGTATGTTTTCACAATGCACCGTGTTGCTTCTTCTATTCCCCGGGCGCCCACGTTGCCAAAGCTCTCAGACATCGTCGCCAACATCGCGGAacctgtgctgctgctcacgtcACATCACATCGAAACAACACTAGAGAGCCCCAAGAAGAAGGATACCAGCACAACTGACAAAGACGTGGGCCTCTTTCAACCTCGAttgcgcaccaccaccacctcagATCATTTTGGTCTACTCACATCTGGCGTAAGTGGAGGCGTCGTGCGCACAGCCTCTTCGACCCTTGTCTCATATGtctgcacatgcgcacgctCATTGTGGTGGTCATTGGCGCATTAACGAAACGGTCATCCGAGCGTGCGGACGTGAGGGCAGAGTGACACAACCATTACACAGTCCTCGCCGTAGTGAGCGCTGCACGGCGCCTGCGCACGTGAAAGTTGCCAGTGGAACGGAGCGTGGGTGTGAGCGTGGCCAAGCGTGCTGTGCGGCATTGACGCGCTGCCATATGTattccccttttttcccctttctcaATCATTGTTGTCGTGCTTTGCGTACTGGCGACGCACCGTGTTGCCTTTCGCTGTGCTTGTCGCCTTCGTTcattgcgctgctgctggcggctCCCTCCGTTTTGTTTtactgccgctgtcgcggtggtggtgctgcctgGCGTGGCATCCTCTCCCCCTATTCTTGTTTCCCCGTCGCTGCGTTGAAACTCGCAAGACTAGGCATCAATCATGTATAACCCTGACAGCTTTAAAGGCTCGAAGCAGGAGAAGTCCACTTATCTCTTGATGAACACAAGTGTCCCTGTCACGGCTGATTGTGTGAAGCTCTCCATTACCCAGGATGCACCGCACGAGCCCCTTGACATGGTGAAGCCGACCCAGGGCGAGAAGGTGGCTGATGGTGACCAGTACGGTACATTGAAAGCTGATGTGAGTTGGCACGCTGCAGGGCTGCACATGGAGCCTCCTGTgtctgctgttgcggctaACGAGACATCGCACGAATTCGCTGTCCACAACGAGTGGCACGAGGATGGGGACGGATCAATAGAGCAGCTGGCAACTGCCGTGCATCCGCTGGGCGGCACCGAGGCATCCAACCGAAGTTGGTACTCACCGATGAAGCGGCGCTCCGGCATGGGTGCGATGCGTCGCAACGCAATGACGACCCGAATGGTGAACTTTACCGAATTCGACATGGGTGACTTTGGCAGCCTCGGTGACGATCTCTCGCCGAGCTCCAGTAATTCCTGCCGCACATCAGAGGGCACCGCTAGTAGCAGCAGTGGGAGCGCTGGGCTCCCAGCCGATAGGGAGAGCTTCGGTGGTGCGTCCAACAGGCTTTCGCGCGCTTCTTTTGTCTACCAGCTGCTCGCTATGATAGAGCGGTCAGCCCGAGACCTATGGCGGCGCAGGCTGGACCTTCTTGTAGACATCGCCGTGCCTTTAACCTTTATGGCCGCGTCCATTGCCTTGTGGGCCATCTGGGGCACGGAGTACACGGAGGAAATGTCGTACTTATCCCTGAGCTTGGATTCTGACAACGTGGGTGCGGCCGGTCTTcatgcgcctcttcttcacgACTTCACATGCATGAAGCAGCCGGACGGGACGCCGGCGGTTGCCGAGTTCATGCGATGCATGCCCATGAACTATACCATCTGCAATCCTGTTACTGAGAAATGTGAGACCCACAGCGTCATTAACTTTATCTGCGACGGTGACTCCAGCATGCTTCCGCTGCCCGCGGACTACGAGATCTGCCGTGTCTCTTACGAGTGGGAGCCATTGATCACAACCAGCTTAGGCAGCTACTGGCGATGGCTTTCAGCCGTCCCAACCCTTGACGTGCTCATCAGTCTCCAGTGGACGGCGTTGTCTGCTTACCGCTTCATTCTGCCTTTCCTTGTGCAGTCCATGACCGGGGTTAGCACGAACACCCGCTACAACGCGGTGCTGTGCAGCGGAGACCTGTACTTTGTAGGCGAGCATAGCGTGACATCAGAGCTAATCGCTTACATCAACACAACGTCTGCTCTCTTTCAATATGTGACGGACTTCAATGTGTACAGCAGCGTCGCGAacgcgcgcagcgctgtgaAGCCCGGTGGGCGCGTATGGGCGATTGTGGAGCTCCGTTCCTCCAGTGCGCAGGGACTTGACATGGTGCTGCACATGAACAACTCGGCTTTGCCATCGTTTGCGACCACGTACGATGACTCGtacagcggtggtgtgctgTTCGATACGGCGGAGCTCTACCTACTGTCCGGCTTCAACACACTGCAACAGCTCGTGTCTGAGTTTTACCTGAACAAACTCCACAGTGCACAGTTGAATGTCACACAACTGATGGTAGCCGCCGCTACTCCGGAGTACGATCGTGTGCCGCTTATGGCGCAGGCTCggcaggtgctgccgctgatttATTCACTTGCGTTNNNNNNNNNNNNNNNNNNNNNNNNNNNNNNNNNNNNNNNNNNNNNNNNNNNNNNNNNNNNNNNNNNNNNNNNNNNNNNNNNNNNNNNNNNNNNNNNNNNNNNNNNNNNNNNNNNNNNNNNNNNNNNNNNNNNNNNNNNNNNNNNNNNNNNNNNNNNNNNNNNNNNNNNNNNNNNNNNNNNNNNNNNNNNNNNNNNNNNNNNNNNNNNNNNNNNNNNNNNNNNNNNNNNNNNNNNNNNNNNNNNNNNNNNNNNNNNNNNNNNNNNNNNNNNNNNNNNNNNNNNNNNNNNNNNNNNNNNNNNNNNNNNNNNNNNNNNNNNNNNNNNNNNNNNNNNNNNNNNNNNNNNNNNNNNNNNNNNNNNNNNNNNNNNNNNNNNNNNNNNNNNNNNNNNNNNNNNNNNNNNNNNNNNNNNNNNNNNNNNNNNNNNNNNNNNNNNNNNNNNNNNNNNNNNNNNNNNNNNNNNNNNNNNNNNNNNNNNNNNNNNNNNNNNNNNNNNNNNNNNNNNNNNNNNNNNNNNNNNNNNNNNNNNNNNNNNNNNNNNNNNNNNNNNNNNNNNNNNNNNNNNNNNNNNNNNNNNNNNNNNNNNNNNNNNNNNNNNNNNNNNNNNNNNNNNNNNNNNNNNNNNNNNNNNNNNNNNNNNNNNNNNNNNNNNNNNNNNNNNNNNNNNNNNNNNNNNNNNNNNNNNNNNNNNNNNNNNNNNNNNNNNNNNNNNNNNNNNNNNNNNNNNNNNNNNNNNNNNNNNNNNNNNNNNNNNNNNNNNNNNNNNNNNNNNNNNNNNNNNNNNNNNNNNNNNNNNNNNNNNNNNNNNNNNNNNNNNNNNNNNNNNNNNNNNNNNNNNNNNNNNNNNNNNNNNNNNNNNNNNNNNNNNNNNNNNNNNNNNNNNNNNNNNNNNNNNNNNNNNNNNNNNNNNNNNNNNNNNNNNNNNNNNNNNNNNNNNNNNNNNNNNNNNNNNNNNNNNNNNNNNNNNNNNNNNNNNNNNNNNNNNNNNNNNNNNNNNNNNNNNNNNNNNNNNNNNNNNNNNNNNNNNNNNNNNNNNNNNNNNNNNNNNNNNNNNNNNNNNNNNNNNNNNNNNNNNNNNNNNNNNNNNNNNNNNNNNNNNNNNNNNNNNNNNNNNNNNNNNNNNNNNNNNNNNNNNNNNNNNNNNNNNNNNNNNNNNNNNNNNNNNNNNNNNNNNNNNNNNNNNNNNNNNNNNNNNNNNNNNNNNNNNNNNNNNNNNNNNNNNNNNNNNNNNNNNNNNNNNNNNNNNNNNNNNNNNNNNNNNNNNNNNNNNNNNNNNNNNNNNNNNNNNNNNNNNNNNNNNNNNNNNNNNNNNNNNNNNNNNNNNNNNNNNNNNNNNNNNNNNNNNNNNNNNNNNNNNNNNNNNNNNNNNNNNNNNNNNNNNNNNNNNNNNNNNNNNNNNNNNNNNNNNNNNNNNNNNNNNNNNNNNNNNNNNNNNNNNNNNNNNNNNNNNNNNNNNNNNNNNNNNNNNNNNNNNNNNNNNNNNNNNNNNNNNNNNNNNNNNNNNNNNNNNNNNNNNNNNNNNNNNNNNNNNNNNNNNNNNNNNNNNNNNNNNNNNNNNNNNNNNNNNNNNNNNNNNNNNNNNNNNNNNNNNNNNNNNNNNNNNNNNNNNNNNNNNNNNNNNNNNNNNNNNNNNNNNNNNNNNNNNNNNNNNNNNNNNNNNNNNNNNNNNNNNNNNNNNNNNNNNNNNNNNNNNNNNNNNNNNNNNNNNNNNNNNNNNNNNNNNNNNNNNNNNNNNNNNNNNNNNNNNNNNNNNNNNNNNNNNNNNNNNNNNNNNNNNNNNNNNNNNNNNNNNNNNNNNNNNNNNNNNNNNNNNNNNNNNNNNNNNNNNNNNNNNNNNNNNNNNNNNNNNNNNNNNNNNNNNNNNNNNNNNNNNNNNNNNNNNNNNNNNNNNNNNNNNNNNNNNNNNNNNNNNNNNNNNNNNNNNNNNNNNNNNNNNNNNNNNNNNNNNNNNNNNNNNNNNNNNNNNNNNNNNNNNNNNNNNNNNNNNNNNNNNNNNNNNNNNNNNNNNNNNNNNNNNNNNNNNNNNNNNNNNNNNNNNNNNNNNNNNNNNNNNNNNNNNNNNNNNNNNNNNNNNNNNNNNNNNNNNNNNNNNNNNNNNNNNNNNNNNNNNNNNNNNNNNNNNNNNNNNNNNNNNNNNNNNNNNNNNNNNNNNNNNNNNNNNNNNNNNNNNNNNNNNNNNNNNNNNNNNNNNNNNNNNNNNNNNNNNNNNNNNNNNNNNNNNNNNNNNNNNNNNNNNNNNNNNNNNNNNNNNNNNNNNNNNNNNNNNNNNNNNNNNNNNNNNNNNNNNNNNNNNNNNNNNNNNNNNNNNNNNNNNNNNNNNNNNNNNNNNNNNNNNNNNNNNNNNNNNNNNNNNNNNNNNNNNNNNNNNNNNNNNNNNNNNNNNNNNNNNNNNNNNNNNNNNNNNNNNNNNNNNNNNNNNNNNNNNNNNNNNNNNNNNNNNNNNNNNNNNNNNNNNNNNNNNNNNNNNNNNNNNNNNNNNNNNNNNNNNNNNNNNNNNNNNNNNNNNNNNNNNNNNNNNNNNNNNNNNNNNNNNNNNNNNNNNNNNNNNNNNNNNNNNNNNNNNNNNNNNNNNNNNNNNNNNNNNNNNNNNNNNNNNNNNNNNNNNNNNNNNNNNNNNNNNNNNNNNNNNNNNNNNNNNNNNNNNNNNNNNNNNNNNNNNNNNNNNNNNNNNNNNNNNNNNNNNNNNNNNNNNNNNNNNNNNNNNNNNNNNNNNNNNNNNNNNNNNNNNNNNNNNNNNNNNNNNNNNNNNNNNNNNNNNNNNNNNNNNNNNNNNNNNNNNNNNNNNNNNNNNNNNNNNNNNNNNNNNNNNNNNNNNNNNNNNNNNNNNNNNNNNNNNNNNNNNNNNNNNNNNNNNNNNNNNNNNNNNNNNNNNNNNNNNNNNNNNNNNNNNNNNNNNNNNNNNNNNNNNNNNNNNNNNNNNNNNNNNNNNNNNNNNNNNNNNNNNNNNNNNNNNNNNNNNNNNNNNNNNNNNNNNNNNNNNNNNNNNNNNNNNNNNNNNNNNNNNNNNNNNNNNNNNNNNNNNNNNNNNNNNNNNNNNNNNNNNNNNNNNNNNNNNNNNNNNNNNNNNNNNNNNNNNNNNNNNNNNNNNNNNNNNNNNNNNNNNNNNNNNNNNNNNNNNNNNNNNNNNNNNNNNNNNNNNNNNNNNNNNNNNNNNNNNNNNNNNNNNNNNNNNNNNNNNNNNNNNNNNNNNNNNNNNNNNNNNNNNNNNNNNNNNNNNNNNNNNNNNNNNNNNNNNNNNNNNNNNNNNNNNNNNNNNNNNNNNNNNNNNNNNNNNNNNNNNNNNNNNNNNNNNNNNNNNNNNNNNNNNNNNNNNNNNNNNNNNNNNNNNNNNNNNNNNNNNNNNNNNNNNNNNNNNNNNNNNNNNNNNNNNNNNNNNNNNNNNNNNNNNNNNNNNNNNNNNNNNNNNNNNNNNNNNNNNNNNNNNNNNNNNNNNNNNNNNNNNNNNNNNNNNNNNNNNNNNNNNNNNNNNNNNNNNNNNNNNNNNNNNNNNNNNNNNNNNNNNNNNNNNNNNNNNNNNNNNNNNNNNNNNNNNNNNNNNNNNNNNNNNNNNNNNNNNNNNNNNNNNNNNNNNNNNNNNNNNNNNNNNNNNNNNNNNNNNNNNNNNNNNNNNNNNNNNNNNNNNNNNNNNNNNNNNNNNNNNNNNNNNNNNNNNNNNNNNNNNNNNNNNNNNNNNNNNNNNNNNNNNNNNNNNNNNNNNNNNNNNNNNNNNNNNNNNNNNNNNNNNNNNNNNNNNNNNNNNNNNNNNNNNNNNNNNNNNNNNNNNNNNNNNNNNNNNNNNNNNNNNNNNNNNNNNNNNNNNNNNNNNNNNNNNNNNNNNNNNNNNNNNNNNNNNNNNNNNNNNNNNNNNNNNNNNNNNNNNNNNNNNNNNNNNNNNNNNNNNNNNNNNNNNNNNNNNNNNNNNNNNNNNNNNNNNNNNNNNNNNNNNNNNNNNNNNNNNNNNNNNNNNNNNNNNNNNNNNNNNNNNNNNNNNNNNNNNNNNNNNNNNNNNNNNNNNNNNNNNNNNNNNNNNNNNNNNNNNNNNNNNNNNNNNNNNNNNNNNNNNNNNNNNNNNNNNNNNNNNNNNNNNNNNNNNNNNNNNNNNNNNNNNNNNNNNNNNNNNNNNNNNNNNNNNGACTACAGTGTGTCGCAGACGTCTATTGAGCAGGTCTTCCTGAAAGTTCGAGGGCTGGCGGAGAAGTTAAAGTAACTGAAAGGGAGGGCACCGATCCAGTGCGTATACGCGAAGCTCTGCTGatgggagctgctgcatcgaacgttttgttttctcggTGTGGTGcgggcttttttttctttgtgaATTTGTTTGTGTGCCCGCGCAGGCGTTTTCCTCATcactttttttgtttttttttttttttgaaaTGTTTTATTGGCCTGGATGTAATCTGCATGGAACTAGCGTTCATCTGTtgggcggtggtgggtggggtggggtggtgtTCCGACCCACCGACacgttgctgcgctgctgttctcCCATTTTCTAGGGGCTCATACTTCGCATGACGTGTTCATTTCGTGTTTTCCCTGCCGCTGGGGACATGGAAGGGgcttttgcctttttttcccgAGTTTACGCTTCTGGTGCCGTGGCCGTTGTTCACGGAGTGGAGTCTTTTGTGGGTGGATGGCGCTGGTTTTCTTTCGTTGCCTTCTCATCAAGTCCAGTTcggcggggtgggggcggggagggagggagagagggagggaggcgctgTTGTCGTTTGTCATGGTTTAGTGTCTCATGTCAGAGCTGgtctgctctgctgctggtgaTGGGGCAGACGCATTATTCTGCTGAGCGGCGCTtgtggcttctctctcttctgctttgt
This portion of the Leishmania panamensis strain MHOM/PA/94/PSC-1 chromosome 11 sequence genome encodes:
- the ABCA3 gene encoding ABC transporter, putative (TriTrypDB/GeneDB-style sysID: LpmP.11.1190~partially sequenced multicopy gene) — translated: MYNPDSFKGSKQEKSTYLLMNTSVPVTADCVKLSITQDAPHEPLDMVKPTQGEKVADGDQYGTLKADVSWHAAGLHMEPPVSAVAANETSHEFAVHNEWHEDGDGSIEQLATAVHPLGGTEASNRSWYSPMKRRSGMGAMRRNAMTTRMVNFTEFDMGDFGSLGDDLSPSSSNSCRTSEGTASSSSGSAGLPADRESFGGASNRLSRASFVYQLLAMIERSARDLWRRRLDLLVDIAVPLTFMAASIALWAIWGTEYTEEMSYLSLSLDSDNVGAAGLHAPLLHDFTCMKQPDGTPAVAEFMRCMPMNYTICNPVTEKCETHSVINFICDGDSSMLPLPADYEICRVSYEWEPLITTSLGSYWRWLSAVPTLDVLISLQWTALSAYRFILPFLVQSMTGVSTNTRYNAVLCSGDLYFVGEHSVTSELIAYINTTSALFQYVTDFNVYSSVANARSAVKPGGRVWAIVELRSSSAQGLDMVLHMNNSALPSFATTYDDSYSGGVLFDTAELYLLSGFNTLQQLVSEFYLNKLHSAQLNVTQLMVAAATPEYDRVPLMAQARQVLPLIYSLA